The Merismopedia glauca CCAP 1448/3 sequence AACAAGTGAAAGACCAATTGCCATCTCCGAGTCAAAACAAGGAACTGCTTCAGGACTGGTGGCAGAAAAACTATCCTGCCTGGGTAGAACAGTTGAGGGAGGCGATCGCCAAATATCGAAATATTAACCATTCCTGGCAGTTTACAACCGAACAGCAGCAAGTGCTACAGCGCTACTACGATGCCAATCAACTCCTAATCGATTGTTTGAATAGTAACTGCGAAGTCACAGCAGCAATCCGAGAAGAAATTGAAGCTACATTGCTGTTACCTCAAAACGAACTAGAGGATCGGGAATGGCAAGGAGATTGAAAATCGCAGCCATTGATTAGACCTCTGGTGAGTTTCAGGGCAACTCGATCTTAGCGTTGTTCTGAACCAAACCCAAGTTCAGCAGTTCTTGGGGAGATCCCAGTACATCAATTCCCACGAAAAAAATCTTATCTTCAGGATTGAGTAAAAACCGCCAGACTAAGTTGATGCCAACACTGTCGCCGAACCAGGGAGTTTGTACTTTCCCCGTCACTTTAATCTGAGTGAATTCTCCTTCTGCTGGCTCACAGACCCCTTGCTCTGGCAAGAGCTTGAGTCCGTAACATTCTTGGCGCATATACGCGAAAATATTTTCTTGACCCACAATTGGTTCTTGGAAAGGGGGTTTCAGGGCACCTTCTTTCACAAATAAAGCCACAGCCGCTTGGAAGTCAAAGGCGTTCATATTTTCCATGTAACTTAGAACAGTCGCGTTATCGATGCCCTTAATCCTGACTTGGCTTCGAGGTGCAGCTTTTTTAGGGGGAACCACAGGTTCTGTGACTTTTGGCGTACTACTTGTTGAGGCATACCCCATATTGATAACAACCTTCTGGAATACGGTGAGTTGCTCTCCTCCTTCAAGTTTACGGATGGCTTGGAGTAAATCTGATGCCTTCGTGGACAGTTGATAGTTTTCGGGAATGGGAGCTACAATTGTCTGTTTCATCCACTCACTTAATTGATACCAGAAGCCCAACTTTACATTCGTGCCGAAAGACGCATAGGTTCGACAGATGGGAGTATCAGTGTGGTTGACCAGATCGCACATCACTTGCGTTTGCTCCAAAGCTGGCATCTGCTTGATTTGAGTTAGGTTTTTCTCGGCGAATACCATGTTGACGGCTTGCATCGCCGCAGGAGTAATTGTAAGTCCCATCTCAGTGTAGGCAAACCAAAGTAAA is a genomic window containing:
- a CDS encoding orange carotenoid protein N-terminal domain-containing protein, with protein sequence MSFTIDSALSIFPDTQVADALPAIVKSFNQLNAEDQLALLWFAYTEMGLTITPAAMQAVNMVFAEKNLTQIKQMPALEQTQVMCDLVNHTDTPICRTYASFGTNVKLGFWYQLSEWMKQTIVAPIPENYQLSTKASDLLQAIRKLEGGEQLTVFQKVVINMGYASTSSTPKVTEPVVPPKKAAPRSQVRIKGIDNATVLSYMENMNAFDFQAAVALFVKEGALKPPFQEPIVGQENIFAYMRQECYGLKLLPEQGVCEPAEGEFTQIKVTGKVQTPWFGDSVGINLVWRFLLNPEDKIFFVGIDVLGSPQELLNLGLVQNNAKIELP